A region of Pseudomonas putida DNA encodes the following proteins:
- a CDS encoding Trm112 family protein codes for MDTKLLDILACPITKGPLKLSADKTELISKGAGLAYPIRDGIPVMLESEARTLTDDERLDK; via the coding sequence ATGGACACCAAACTGCTCGACATCCTGGCCTGCCCGATCACCAAAGGCCCGCTCAAGCTCAGCGCCGACAAGACCGAGCTGATCAGCAAGGGCGCGGGCCTGGCTTACCCGATCCGCGACGGCATCCCGGTGATGCTGGAAAGCGAGGCGCGTACCCTGACCGACGACGAGCGTCTGGACAAATGA
- the lpxK gene encoding tetraacyldisaccharide 4'-kinase, with translation MAFADRLLAAWYAGHPALALLRPLEALYRRVVTRKRARFLSGESASYRAPLPVIVVGNITVGGTGKTPMILWLIEHCRKQGIKVGVVSRGYGAQPTQLPWRVEADQRADQAGDEPLLIVQRTGVPLMIDPDRSRAVQGLLASEPLDLILCDDGMQHYRLARDLELVLIDAARGLGNGRCLPAGPLREPAERLQEADAVLFNGASADIDAGFAFRLQPSALVNVRSGERRGLDLFPAGQRLHAVAGIGNPQRFFNTLQGLNWQPVPHPFADHAQFSAERLSFTPPLPLVMTEKDAVKCRAFAADDWWYLAVEAQPSPAFSAWFDSQLQRLLPGHCKP, from the coding sequence ATGGCCTTCGCCGACCGCTTGCTCGCGGCCTGGTACGCCGGGCATCCGGCTCTGGCGCTGCTGCGCCCCCTCGAAGCCCTTTACCGCCGTGTGGTGACGCGCAAGCGTGCGCGTTTTCTGAGTGGTGAAAGTGCCAGCTACCGTGCCCCGTTGCCGGTCATTGTGGTGGGCAACATCACCGTGGGTGGTACCGGCAAGACGCCGATGATCCTCTGGCTTATCGAACACTGTCGTAAACAGGGGATCAAGGTGGGTGTGGTCAGCCGTGGTTATGGCGCCCAGCCGACGCAGTTGCCTTGGCGCGTCGAGGCCGATCAACGCGCCGACCAGGCCGGTGATGAGCCGCTGCTGATCGTCCAGCGCACGGGCGTACCGCTGATGATCGACCCCGACCGGTCCCGTGCCGTGCAAGGGCTGTTGGCCAGCGAGCCGCTCGACCTCATTCTGTGCGATGACGGCATGCAGCACTACCGCCTGGCGCGTGACCTGGAGCTGGTGCTGATCGACGCCGCCCGTGGCCTTGGCAATGGCCGCTGCCTGCCGGCCGGGCCGCTGCGTGAGCCGGCCGAACGCCTGCAGGAGGCCGACGCCGTGCTGTTCAACGGTGCCAGCGCTGACATTGATGCAGGTTTTGCCTTTCGTCTGCAGCCCTCGGCGCTGGTCAACGTGCGCAGCGGCGAGCGGCGCGGCCTTGATCTTTTTCCGGCTGGCCAGCGTCTGCACGCGGTGGCGGGCATCGGTAACCCGCAACGTTTCTTCAATACCCTGCAAGGGCTAAACTGGCAGCCGGTGCCGCACCCGTTCGCCGACCACGCGCAATTCAGCGCCGAGCGCCTGTCGTTCACGCCACCGTTGCCGCTGGTGATGACCGAGAAGGATGCGGTCAAATGCCGTGCCTTCGCCGCCGACGATTGGTGGTACCTGGCCGTCGAGGCGCAGCCGTCGCCTGCGTTCAGCGCCTGGTTCGACAGCCAACTGCAACGCTTGCTGCCTGGACACTGCAAGCCCTGA
- a CDS encoding low molecular weight protein-tyrosine-phosphatase: MRVLFVCLGNICRSPTAEGVLRHQLQAAGLAEQVHVASAGTGDWHVGKAPDSRTCKAALARGYDLSQQRAQQVKVAHFAEYDLILAMDESNLSHLRAMRPHSASGELDLFLRRYEAPQDEVPDPYYGGADGFEQVLDLIEAACQALVVEIKGRL, translated from the coding sequence ATGCGCGTCCTGTTCGTTTGCCTGGGCAACATCTGCCGCTCGCCTACCGCCGAAGGCGTGTTGCGTCATCAATTGCAGGCCGCAGGGCTTGCCGAGCAGGTGCACGTGGCGTCTGCCGGTACCGGTGACTGGCACGTCGGCAAGGCACCCGACAGCCGTACCTGCAAGGCGGCACTGGCGCGTGGGTATGACCTTTCGCAGCAGCGTGCCCAGCAGGTGAAGGTGGCCCACTTTGCCGAGTACGACCTGATTCTGGCCATGGATGAGAGCAACCTGAGCCACTTGCGTGCCATGCGCCCGCATTCGGCGTCGGGTGAGCTCGACCTGTTCCTGCGTCGCTATGAAGCGCCCCAGGATGAAGTGCCAGACCCGTACTACGGCGGTGCTGACGGTTTCGAGCAAGTGCTGGACCTGATCGAGGCGGCGTGCCAGGCGTTGGTCGTGGAAATCAAGGGGCGGTTATGA
- the kdsB gene encoding 3-deoxy-manno-octulosonate cytidylyltransferase → MSLDYTVVIPARLRSTRLPGKPLLQIAGKPMVQHVWEQARKSAASRVVIATDDASIVEACQAFGAEVLLTRDDHESGTDRLAEVAARLGLPAEAIVVNVQGDEPLIPPVIIDQVAANLAAHPEAGIATLAEPIHEPQAVFNPNAVKVVSDKNGLALSFSRAPLPWARDAFAKGREQLPAGVPYRRHIGMYAYRVGFLQDFVGWGPCWLEQTEALEQLRALWHGVRIHVEDAIEAPAVGVDTPEDLERVRRLLEA, encoded by the coding sequence ATGAGCCTGGACTACACCGTGGTGATCCCGGCCCGCCTGCGCTCCACGCGCCTGCCGGGCAAGCCGCTGTTGCAGATCGCCGGCAAGCCGATGGTCCAGCACGTGTGGGAACAAGCGCGTAAAAGTGCTGCCAGCCGTGTGGTCATCGCCACCGACGATGCCAGCATCGTCGAGGCCTGCCAGGCGTTTGGCGCCGAAGTGCTGCTGACCCGCGACGACCACGAGTCCGGTACCGATCGCCTGGCTGAAGTGGCTGCGCGTCTTGGGCTCCCTGCCGAGGCCATCGTGGTCAACGTGCAGGGCGACGAGCCGCTGATCCCGCCGGTGATCATCGACCAGGTGGCGGCCAACCTGGCGGCCCACCCGGAAGCCGGCATCGCCACCCTGGCCGAGCCGATTCACGAACCTCAGGCGGTGTTCAACCCTAATGCGGTCAAGGTCGTCAGCGACAAGAACGGCCTGGCCTTGAGCTTCAGCCGTGCGCCGCTGCCCTGGGCGCGTGATGCCTTCGCCAAGGGCCGCGAGCAGTTGCCGGCAGGCGTGCCGTACCGGCGTCACATCGGCATGTATGCCTACCGTGTGGGCTTTTTGCAGGACTTCGTCGGTTGGGGCCCGTGCTGGCTTGAGCAGACCGAGGCGCTGGAGCAGTTGCGTGCCCTGTGGCATGGCGTACGCATCCATGTCGAAGACGCCATCGAGGCGCCCGCCGTGGGTGTCGATACCCCTGAAGACCTGGAGCGCGTACGGCGCTTGCTGGAGGCCTGA
- a CDS encoding ABC transporter permease encodes MSVELRTNWVALNTIVYREVRRFLRIWPQTLLPPAITMVLYFVIFGNLIGRQIGDMGGFTYMEYIVPGLIMMSVITNSYGNVVSSFFGSKFQRSIEELMVSPVSPHTILVGYVLGGVLRGLAVGVIVTILSMFFTHLQVHHLGVTVVVVLLTATIFSLLGFVNAVFARNFDDISIIPTFVLTPLTYLGGVFYSINLLPPFWQVVSLANPVLHMVNSFRYGILGVSDISIGTAITFMLVATALLYMLCIRLLVSGRGMRA; translated from the coding sequence ATGAGTGTGGAACTGCGCACCAATTGGGTGGCCCTCAACACCATCGTCTACCGTGAAGTGCGGCGTTTTTTGCGCATCTGGCCACAGACCCTGCTGCCGCCAGCGATCACCATGGTCCTGTACTTCGTCATCTTCGGTAACCTGATCGGCCGGCAGATCGGCGACATGGGCGGCTTCACCTACATGGAGTACATCGTGCCGGGGCTGATCATGATGTCGGTGATCACCAACTCCTACGGCAACGTGGTGTCGAGCTTCTTCGGCAGCAAGTTCCAGCGTTCGATCGAGGAGCTGATGGTATCGCCGGTATCGCCGCACACCATCCTCGTCGGCTATGTGCTGGGCGGCGTGTTGCGCGGGCTGGCGGTGGGGGTGATCGTTACGATCCTGTCGATGTTCTTTACCCACTTGCAGGTACATCACCTGGGTGTGACCGTCGTTGTGGTGCTGCTGACGGCCACCATCTTCTCGTTGCTGGGCTTCGTCAATGCGGTGTTCGCCCGCAACTTCGACGACATCTCGATCATTCCGACCTTCGTGCTGACGCCGCTGACCTACCTGGGTGGGGTGTTCTACTCGATCAACCTGCTGCCGCCGTTCTGGCAGGTGGTGTCACTGGCCAACCCGGTGCTGCACATGGTCAACTCGTTCCGCTACGGCATCCTAGGGGTGTCGGATATCAGCATTGGCACGGCGATCACCTTCATGCTCGTCGCCACTGCGCTGCTGTACATGCTGTGCATTCGTCTGCTGGTCAGCGGTCGCGGCATGCGTGCATGA
- a CDS encoding ExbD/TolR family protein, translated as MKFRRNRQRENVDINLASLIDVVFVLLLFFVVTTTFTRETQLRVELPEASSAEQPPADEGKRVEITISAEGVYSVNNNLLPKSDLATLSEAIERVSEGDHTLPLAISADGKTPHQAVVTAMDAAGKLGFSQLRMTTVEAAQGTP; from the coding sequence GTGAAGTTTCGGCGCAATCGCCAGCGGGAGAACGTCGACATCAACCTGGCGTCGCTGATCGACGTGGTGTTCGTCCTGCTGCTGTTTTTCGTGGTCACCACCACCTTCACCCGCGAGACGCAACTGCGCGTCGAACTGCCCGAAGCCTCGAGCGCCGAGCAGCCACCGGCCGATGAAGGCAAGCGGGTGGAAATCACCATCAGCGCCGAGGGCGTGTATTCGGTCAACAACAACCTGCTGCCCAAAAGCGACCTGGCCACCTTGAGCGAGGCCATCGAGCGTGTGTCGGAGGGCGATCACACATTACCGCTGGCAATCAGCGCCGATGGCAAAACCCCGCACCAGGCAGTGGTTACCGCGATGGATGCGGCCGGCAAGCTCGGTTTCAGCCAGCTGCGCATGACCACCGTCGAGGCGGCTCAGGGGACGCCTTGA
- a CDS encoding DNA internalization-related competence protein ComEC/Rec2: MRTGMFALALGLLCLGFLPMLPSVGWLLLLSLGAVVSLFTRLWPLGCFLLGMCWACWSAQQALDDRLAPGLDGRTLWLEGRVAGLPGRTAQGVRFELEQASSRRAELPRRLQLSWFDGPQVRAGEHWRLAVTLQRPAGLLNPHGPDREAQLLARRIGATGTVKAGQVLTAVGGGWRDQLRQRLLAVEAHGRQAALVALVLGDGGGLARADWQTLQATGTVHLLVISGQHIGLVAGLLYGLVAGLARWGLWPARLPWLPSACALAMTAALAYGWLAGGGVPVQRACLMLAVVLLWRLRFRHLGATLPLLLALVAVLLFEPLAALLPGFWLSFAAVATLIYCFSASLGGWRPWQAWTRAQWVIAIGLLPVLLATGLPVSLSAPLANLLAVPWVSLAVLPLALLGTLLLPVAGVGEALLWLAGGLLEVLFRVLALAASWRPAWVPPALPLWAWLVVCLGALLVLLPRGVPLRGLGGAMLLALWVPRESVPSGQVEIWQLDVGQGLAVLLRTRHHSLLYDAGPAKGEYDAGERVVLPTLQKLGVSRLDTLLISHAHADHAGGAPAIVRGMPVARVLGGEALEGIGLQPCVSGEHWEWDGVRFSLWHWAQGQSSNDRSCVLLVEAQGERLLLAGDLEAAAERAWLASTEAPRIDWLQSPHHGSRSSSTEAFIRATAPRGVLISRGRNNGFGHPHAQVVERYRRHGLAIHDTAVEGALRLVLGTQGEVEGIKGRRRFWREAGDG; encoded by the coding sequence ATGCGCACAGGGATGTTTGCGCTCGCGCTCGGGCTGTTGTGCCTGGGCTTTCTCCCGATGCTGCCATCGGTCGGATGGCTTCTTCTGCTGTCGCTGGGAGCTGTCGTCAGCCTGTTCACACGGCTCTGGCCGTTGGGCTGCTTTCTTTTGGGGATGTGCTGGGCTTGCTGGTCGGCCCAGCAAGCGCTGGATGACCGACTTGCGCCTGGGCTCGATGGCCGCACGTTGTGGCTGGAGGGCAGGGTGGCTGGCCTGCCGGGCCGCACCGCGCAAGGTGTGCGTTTCGAGCTGGAACAGGCCTCTTCACGGCGTGCCGAATTGCCACGGCGCTTGCAACTGAGCTGGTTCGACGGGCCGCAGGTGAGGGCGGGCGAGCATTGGCGGTTGGCGGTGACCTTGCAGCGTCCTGCCGGGCTGCTTAACCCGCATGGGCCTGATCGGGAGGCGCAGTTGCTGGCCCGGCGGATTGGCGCCACCGGCACGGTGAAAGCAGGGCAGGTGTTGACCGCTGTAGGTGGGGGCTGGCGTGACCAACTGCGCCAACGCCTGTTGGCGGTGGAGGCCCATGGCCGGCAGGCGGCGCTGGTGGCCTTGGTGCTGGGGGATGGCGGGGGCCTGGCACGTGCCGATTGGCAGACACTGCAGGCCACCGGTACGGTGCACCTGCTGGTGATCTCCGGCCAGCATATCGGCCTGGTTGCGGGCTTGCTGTATGGCCTGGTCGCCGGGCTGGCACGTTGGGGGCTCTGGCCCGCACGGTTGCCCTGGTTGCCCTCGGCCTGCGCCCTAGCAATGACGGCTGCGCTCGCCTACGGCTGGCTCGCCGGTGGCGGTGTGCCGGTGCAGCGGGCCTGCCTGATGCTGGCCGTGGTGTTGCTGTGGCGCCTGCGTTTTCGTCATCTTGGCGCGACGCTGCCATTGCTGCTGGCGCTGGTCGCGGTGCTCTTATTTGAACCCTTGGCGGCGCTGTTGCCGGGATTCTGGCTGTCTTTCGCCGCCGTGGCGACCTTGATCTACTGCTTCAGTGCCAGCCTGGGTGGCTGGCGGCCCTGGCAGGCCTGGACGCGTGCGCAGTGGGTGATCGCCATCGGCTTGCTGCCGGTGCTGCTGGCCACTGGCTTGCCGGTGAGTTTGAGTGCACCGTTGGCCAACCTGCTGGCCGTGCCGTGGGTCAGCCTTGCGGTGTTGCCGTTGGCCCTGCTGGGCACCCTACTGTTGCCCGTGGCGGGTGTAGGTGAGGCGTTGCTGTGGCTGGCCGGGGGCTTGCTGGAGGTGCTGTTCAGGGTCTTGGCCTTGGCCGCGAGCTGGCGCCCGGCGTGGGTGCCGCCGGCCTTGCCGCTGTGGGCCTGGTTAGTGGTGTGCCTGGGTGCGCTGCTGGTGTTGCTGCCCCGTGGCGTGCCCTTGCGCGGGCTGGGCGGGGCCATGCTGCTGGCGTTGTGGGTGCCCAGAGAGTCGGTGCCGTCGGGGCAGGTGGAAATCTGGCAGTTGGACGTCGGCCAGGGGCTGGCAGTGTTGTTGCGTACCCGTCATCACAGCTTGCTTTACGACGCCGGGCCGGCCAAAGGTGAATACGACGCGGGGGAGCGGGTAGTGTTGCCGACCTTGCAAAAGTTGGGCGTAAGCCGCCTGGATACGCTGTTGATCAGCCATGCCCATGCCGACCATGCCGGGGGCGCGCCGGCCATTGTGCGGGGCATGCCGGTCGCGCGGGTGCTCGGTGGCGAAGCGCTGGAGGGCATTGGGCTGCAGCCTTGTGTCAGTGGTGAGCATTGGGAGTGGGATGGTGTGCGCTTTTCGCTCTGGCATTGGGCGCAAGGGCAAAGCAGCAATGATCGCTCTTGCGTGTTGCTGGTCGAGGCGCAAGGGGAGCGATTGCTGTTGGCGGGTGATCTGGAAGCCGCTGCCGAACGGGCCTGGCTGGCGTCCACTGAAGCGCCTCGCATCGACTGGCTGCAGTCCCCGCACCATGGCAGCCGCAGTTCGTCCACAGAGGCGTTCATCCGCGCTACGGCGCCCCGTGGGGTACTGATTTCGCGGGGGCGCAACAATGGTTTTGGCCATCCGCATGCACAGGTGGTGGAGCGTTATCGGCGGCACGGGCTGGCGATTCACGATACGGCAGTGGAGGGGGCCTTGCGGCTGGTGCTGGGCACTCAGGGTGAAGTGGAGGGTATAAAAGGGCGGCGGCGTTTCTGGCGTGAGGCTGGCGATGGTTGA
- a CDS encoding MotA/TolQ/ExbB proton channel family protein, with translation MWELVKSGGWMMLPIILSSIVAMAIVVERLWTLRASRVTPPHLLGQVWMWIKDKQLTSDKLKALRADSPLGEILAAGLANSRHGREIMKECIEEAASRVIHELERYIGTLGTIAAMAPLLGLLGTVLGMIDIFSAFMGSQMTANAAVLAGGISKALVTTAAGLMIGIPAVFFHRFLLRRIDELVVGMEQEAIKLVEVIQGDREVEVAGGKA, from the coding sequence GTGTGGGAATTGGTCAAGTCCGGTGGTTGGATGATGCTGCCGATCATTCTGAGTTCCATCGTTGCCATGGCTATCGTCGTCGAGCGCCTGTGGACCCTGCGCGCCAGTCGCGTGACCCCGCCGCACCTGCTGGGCCAGGTGTGGATGTGGATCAAAGACAAGCAACTCACCAGTGACAAGCTCAAGGCGCTGCGCGCCGATTCGCCGCTGGGCGAAATCCTTGCCGCGGGCCTTGCCAACTCGCGCCATGGCCGCGAAATCATGAAAGAGTGCATCGAGGAGGCCGCCTCGCGCGTCATCCACGAACTGGAGCGCTACATCGGCACCCTCGGCACCATTGCCGCGATGGCACCGCTGCTGGGGCTGCTGGGCACCGTGCTGGGCATGATCGACATCTTCAGCGCCTTCATGGGGTCGCAGATGACCGCCAACGCCGCCGTGCTGGCCGGGGGTATCTCCAAGGCCCTGGTTACCACTGCGGCGGGTTTGATGATCGGTATTCCGGCGGTGTTCTTCCACCGTTTCCTGCTGCGCCGCATCGATGAGCTGGTGGTCGGCATGGAGCAGGAGGCGATCAAGCTGGTCGAAGTGATCCAGGGCGACCGCGAAGTCGAAGTGGCCGGAGGCAAGGCGTGA